A genomic region of Cydia strobilella chromosome 12, ilCydStro3.1, whole genome shotgun sequence contains the following coding sequences:
- the LOC134745916 gene encoding uncharacterized protein LOC134745916, whose translation MTSQTKTEVIVSTTENPETVCMLFDICKEVKLYYESPVIFLTKTDFSDKAFNVMCTVHTILNEKRDEKTKGRILDLIIDYQLHWLQYVNAIENFEQLVIDRSLPKEELYQAVNYTMDSMTYRLKHFQRFIEKNRSGLSNENHAILNAELEIVEEMHKEIAKALVDKLKCFRGIQSGPEFDIKLKSEVEDLLQWLDKISDNLAILLSKYVSFNVLRLSSDLTKTLQQIVEDFKTDESPSAKKLLEELKGKGKDLCSMVRSTASHDLEINKVVEKIAVLDDRIKRLEEENAHAALGALRHKKEFLEARLNSLDNLKTTLKSLHTFADYMPDIPLDELCECPDFFQMRIFNHALPSPERERLISQFCYLWDIAVNGKKKKSIISILSATEEKEEFTDDLGIFYIDEHGRKIYKKPDAPTLYQCNESEMLVPLSDDSEHVYFYDECGRHFLHPHTRQKIYKAHATASEFMMDSSGALIKLKEIRNGITYCYDNFGRYYINEENKRIYIEEDATSEYENDGFGNLVRIRSQLDVLEPCPDDENVTEDFNYLKRNVGAALRECVAKTIVAQPADPVKYLSTCLFKYRDNIEQREKRAREKEQLDVEREIRAAEEREALEKAAREAALLMAQGGSEASYDSNLVNYQHSPDIDSTSSKQ comes from the coding sequence ACAGAAGTAATCGTATCCACTACCGAAAATCCAGAAACCGTTTGCATGCTGTTTGATATATGTAAAGAAGTCAAGCTCTATTATGAGAGTCCAGTTATTTTTCTTACCAAAACAGATTTTTCGGATAAAGCATTTAACGTCATGTGTACAGTTCACACTATTTTGAATGAGAAAAGAGATGAGAAGACCAAAGGTCGGATTTTAGATTTGATTATTGATTACCAGTTGCACTGGTTGCAGTATGTGAACGCTATAGAAAACTTTGAACAACTTGTGATTGATCGAAGCTTGCCTAAAGAAGAATTATACCAAGCAGTAAACTACACTATGGATAGTATGACCTATCGCTTAAAGCATTTTCAACGATTCATTGAAAAGAATCGATCTGGTTTATCTAACGAAAACCATGCTATATTAAACGCAGAACTGGAAATTGTGGAAGAAATGCATAAAGAAATTGCCAAAGCCTTGGTTGACAAGTTGAAATGTTTTCGAGGTATTCAAAGCGGTCCAGAATTCGACATTAAACTTAAATCTGAAGTCGAAGATCTGTTACAAtggttagataaaattagcgATAACTTAGCAATTCTGCTTAGTAAATATGTGAGTTTTAACGTTCTACGTTTAAGTAGCGATTTAACAAAAACGTTACAACAAATAGTTGAAGACTTCAAAACCGATGAGTCACCTTCAGCTAAAAAACTATTGGAAGAACTTAAAGGAAAAGGAAAAGATTTATGTTCAATGGTAAGGTCTACAGCAAGTCATGATCTTGAGATAAATAAAGTTGTAGAAAAAATAGCTGTATTAGATGACCGTATTAAACGTTTAGAAGAAGAGAATGCACATGCAGCGCTTGGTGCACTTCGGCACAAAAAGGAATTCCTTGAAGCAAGATTAAACTCGTTAGACAATTTAAAGACTACTTTAAAGAGCCTTCACACCTTTGCAGATTACATGCCGGATATTCCATTAGATGAGTTGTGCGAGTGTCCAGATTTCTTCCAAATGAGAATTTTTAACCATGCACTTCCATCTCCAGAGCGCGAGCGTTTGATCTCCCAGTTCTGCTACTTATGGGATATAGCTGTCAAtgggaaaaagaaaaaatcaataATATCAATTCTCAGTGCAACTGAGGAAAAAGAAGAATTTACTGATGAccttggtattttttatatagaCGAACATGGTAGAAAAATATATAAGAAGCCAGATGCACCCACATTGTACCAATGTAACGAAAGTGAGATGTTAGTTCCTCTTTCTGATGATTCAGAACATGTCTATTTTTATGATGAATGTGGGAGACACTTCTTGCACCCTCACACTAGGCAAAAGATCTACAAAGCTCATGCAACAGCGAGTGAATTTATGATGGATAGCTCTGGAGCTCTTATTAAGTTGAAGGAAATCCGCAATGGCATCACGTACTGCTACGATAACTTTGGGCGTTACTATATAAACGAGGAAAACAAGCGTATCTACATAGAAGAAGACGCTACAAGTGAATATGAAAATGATGGGTTTGGTAATCTTGTACGTATAAGAAGTCAATTAGATGTTCTTGAACCTTGCCCCGATGATGAAAATGTTACCGAAGATTTCAATTATTTGAAACGAAACGTTGGAGCGGCGTTGCGTGAATGTGTTGCGAAGACAATTGTTGCGCAGCCCGCAGATCCCGTGAAGTATTTGTCCACGTGCCTATTTAAATACAGAGACAATATTGAGCAAAGAGAAAAGAGAGCTAGAGAAAAAGAACAATTGGACGTAGAAAGAGAAATACGTGCAGCTGAGGAACGCGAGGCTTTAGAGAAAGCCGCAAGAGAAGCTGCCCTTCTGATGGCGCAAGGTGGCAGTGAGGCTTCTTATGATTCGAATCTAGTTAACTACCAGCATTCACCCGATATTGATTCAACTAGCTCAAAACAATAA